A genome region from Meriones unguiculatus strain TT.TT164.6M chromosome 2, Bangor_MerUng_6.1, whole genome shotgun sequence includes the following:
- the Mex3a gene encoding RNA-binding protein MEX3A produces MPSLVVSGIMERNGGFGELGCFGGSAKDRGLLEDERALQLALDQLCLLGLGEPPAPTAGEDGGGGGGGAPAQPAAPPQPAPPPPPAAAPAAPSAAPAAQTPQPPTAPKGANDAKLCALYKEAELRLKGSSNTTECVPVPTSEHVAEIVGRQGCKIKALRAKTNTYIKTPVRGEEPVFMVTGRREDVATARREIISAAEHFSMIRASRNKSGAAFGVAPALPGQVTIRVRVPYRVVGLVVGPKGATIKRIQQQTNTYIITPSRDRDPVFEITGAPGNVERAREEIETHIAVRTGKILEYNSDGDFLAGSPDAALDSRYSDAWRVHAPGCKPLSTFRQNSLGCIGECGVDSAFEAPRLGEQGGDFGYGGYLFPGYGVGKQDVYYGVAETSPPLWAGQENATPTSVLFSASSSSTSSAKARAGPPGAHRSPATSAGPEQLAGLPRRPPGEPLQGFSKLGAGGLRSPGGGRDCMVCFESEVTAALVPCGHNLFCMECAVRICERTDPECPVCHITATQAIRIFS; encoded by the exons ATGCCTAGTCTAGTGGTATCTGGAATAATGGAAAGAAATGGGGGCTTTGGAGAACTAGGCTGTTTCGGGGGAAGCGCTAAGGACCGAGGGCTGCTGGAAGACGAGCGCGCCCTTCAGCTGGCTCTCGATCAACTCTGCCTCCTGGGTTTGGGGGAGCCCCCCGCCCCCACGGCGGGCGAGGACGGGGGAGGTGGGGGGGGCGGCGCCCCCGCGCAGCCGGCCGCCCCCCCGCAGccggccccgccgccgccgcccgcggcGGCCCCGGCCGCCCCGAGCGCGGCCCCCGCGGCACAGACGCCCCAGCCCCCCACCGCCCCCAAAGGGGCGAACGACGCCAAGCTCTGCGCGCTCTACAAAGAGGCCGAGCTGCGCCTGAAGGGCAGCAGCAACACCACCGAGTGCGTCCCCGTGCCCACCTCCGAGCACGTGGCCGAGATCGTGGGCAGGCAAG GCTGCAAGATTAAGGCTCTGAGGGCCAAGACCAACACCTACATCAAGACACCTGTGCGAGGTGAGGAGCCTGTGTTCATGGTGACCGGGAGGCGGGAAGATGTGGCCACAGCCCGGCGGGAAATCATCTCAGCAGCCGAACACTTCTCCATGATAAGAGCCTCACGCAACAAGTCTGGTGCCGCCTTTGGCGTAGCCCCTGCTCTGCCGGGGCAGGTGACCATCCGTGTGCGAGTGCCCTACCGCGTGGTGGGACTGGTGGTGGGCCCCAAGGGTGCGACCATCAAACGTATCCAGCAGCAGACCAACACATACATCATCACCCCCAGCCGGGACCGTGACCCGGTATTTGAGATCACCGGTGCCCCCGGCAACGTGGAACGTGCACGGGAGGAGATCGAGACGCACATCGCGGTGCGCACCGGCAAGATCCTCGAGTACAACAGTGACGGCGACTTCCTGGCTGGCAGCCCCGATGCTGCCCTGGACAGTCGCTACTCAGACGCCTGGCGGGTGCATGCACCCGGCTGCAAGCCTCTCTCCACCTTCCGGCagaacagcctgggctgcatCGGCGAGTGCGGCGTGGACTCGGCCTTCGAGGCCCCGCGCCTAGGCGAGCAGGGCGGGGACTTTGGCTACGGAGGGTATCTGTTTCCGGGCTACGGCGTGGGCAAGCAGGACGTGTACTACGGCGTGGCAGAGACGAGCCCCCCTCTGTGGGCGGGCCAGGAGAACGCCACGCCCACCTCGGTGCTCttctccgcctcctcctcctccacttcttcaGCCAAGGCACGCGCAGGCCCGCCGGGCGCTCACCGCTCTCCTGCCACCTCTGCGGGCCCGGAGCAGCTGGCCGGGCTCCCTCGGCGGCCGCCGGGAGAGCCACTGCAAGGCTTCTCTAAACTGGGGGCAGGCGGGCTGCGGAGCCCCGGCGGCGGGCGGGACTGCATGGTGTGCTTTGAGAGCGAAGTGACAGCAGCCCTGGTGCCCTGTGGACACAACCTTTTCTGCATGGAGTGTGCAGTACGAATCTGTGAGAGGACGGACCCAGAGTGTCCCGTCTGCCACATCACCGCCACGCAAGCCATCCGAATATTTTCCTAA